CCATCTGGTTATATAAAGTTAAAGGGAACTGGAACATGATTAGCTTATTTTTAACACACAACAACAGTAATAGCATACTGACCTTGTCTTTCCTCCCATAAGAATCTGCTCGAGCTACTTGCTCAACCTGCCACCCATCTGAGTCGGCAATATCCGATTTGTAATCCTTCAGCCACTGGGGGAGAGGTAACTGTTCCTTTAGCTTTTGCACCCGGGGTACATATACCACCATCTATGTAGAATGCAAAATATCAAGTTGTGGTCAAAGTACGCTTGGATAATTCATCAATGGAGAAATGAAATGTGCATACCAGGTGCCTAAATCACTTGATAAAAATAAAACTAAATAAAATAAAGCAAATGGACAGCCAATATGCATTACGAAAGGAAAAGTCTAGTCATGCATGATTCAAGGTATCTCATGAACAGCCAATATGTAAGCGTGGCACCTAATTACATTAACATGAGATTATCTCTGCACCTTTGTGTCTGTCAGCGGAATCTTGCCATCACCAGTCTCCCCATCCATCTCAACGTTCTTTGGCAGAATGCTCCTATCACCAGTAGTACCCCTGAGTCTCTTGTTCACTGGTAGCATCATCTTTAAAAGGCCTCCTTTCCCTTTTATTATTGTAACTTGCTGGCGATGACCAGGGTCAACTGATTTGCCCTGGTCAGTTTTCAGCCATGTGTGTTTTTCATTTTTCTGCAGAAACTAAAGAAACATATATATGTACTAGTTCCTTGCAGAATAACATAGAGTTTGAAGtaaaaatactaaaaaacaTTCAAGGGGACAGCGACAGTATTACTTAAAAAAAATGAGAACTAGTAACATACTGACCACTGCGTTGGATCTTGTATCTGGATCTCCTGCATTGCAATGTCCTGAATCTACCTCCATGACATCACCATGCCCATCACATGGAATTCCCCCCAAACTAACAGTTCTTTCACTATCAGAGGTTCCATCTTCCCCTACTACAGGAAAAACAACCCTACCAGAATCCACTTCCTGTTGCTCGTGGTAACTAATATTTGGGATCATAAGATTTGGACTCACTGTTTTCTTACTATCCTCTGAACTATCACTTGGATTTGGGGAGCAGTAGTAGTGAGGACCTGATGAGGGGGTTCTCTCCATTTCTCTCTGTGGGCTGTTCTTGGTTTCGGAATGAGAGGAAGCGGAATTGTTATGCTGAGAAAATAACGCTGGTGCAAGATTTATATGCAATGCTAGATGGAGGAAACCATGGTTTTCAAACTTTTGCTGGGATAGATGTGAATCCAGCCATGGTTAGCTAGCTATGAATTGGCATGAAATTAATTGCTTCCCAAGCTAGTAGTTTCCTGTTGTACAAATAACTTCCTTCCATTTATAGTCTTCTCatatagaggagagaaagaGGATTCACAAATCATCATAATTAATACGGAGACTTTATTAGGAATATAAATAAATATggttaaatatatatataatcatATTGGTGTGAAATTGTCCTATATGTCTATACCCGCATTGCATATCTGGGTGGGATATGACCAGCAAAGGATGATATGTACACATTAATTATTGCCTACTAACTCTAAACTACTAAAAATGGTTAAATAACGTAGACAGACCATGTATGTCCGCATCACAAGATCCTGACAAATCTATATATCTATGAGCTGCTAACAATGGTCACTTCCTGTTGATATAATTGGACTATATCAATATATCTTTCCGAATTTTAAGAATACTTGATTTGTATGCATATATAAGTTCATGAAATGTGTCGATGATCTGTACCAAGGGTATAGAACTATGACCGAATAGAAAATCCAAAATCTAATAGAAAATCCAAAGAGCAATAAGGAACACAACGACTTAACAAAAAACAAGGGTACCATCTTACCGGAAGGACCGAACGACCTTTTCGGCATTGCTAGATCCACGCCCGACCCGGGTCAGAGCGAGTCCTAGGTTGAAAACCGCGTTTCCGAACAAGTCCGACCTTGGTCAATCGCATGACCCGTACACAACATCCCCCACCAAACCCCACCTTGGTCGGAGGTCAGCTTACACGGGAAGCCACACTGGCCCAACCTTTATCCTGACGGGGTTGGAGATTGAGCCAACTAAGGGCAAGTACCCTACCTAGGTGCGGCCAGGCTGGTGTGAACGTGCCCGGACACCAAAGAGGACTTCTCGGCTGTCGTACCACTGGCGGACCTGCACACCCTGCTGACCCTGAACTGGGACATAAGAACATGATGGGCTAAGGCTAGACTCTAGACACCGACAGGAATTGGCTGTGGTGCCACTGGcacacgcccccccccccccccccgaaagCATCTAGGCCTCTAAATTGTGTTTTAGTAATTAATGATAACTATAAGTGGACTAACTGCTTCATTGAGATTTATGAGAGTAGGATGGTCCATATATGAATAGTTGAAAAGAAGCAAATGGCGCAACGATCTAAGAAAAGACTCAAAATGGACAGCTCAAGGCAAAAGCATAACATAGGGATTTTATTTTTGCCGGTCCAAAGAAGAGTAGACAAAAACTCGACCGGGTTTTTAGGCTAAATAGCCGTACTATTAACAGGGGTCGATGTTACGGTTTCTTACGTCAGACAGTCCGGTTTATCTCCAGCTTCTGAGACAGAGAGTTTCGTccaaccggactgtccggtccTGTATGGCGGACTGTCAGGttaggctgtaacggctagttctgaccaCGCCGTTTTTGCAACAGTTGACCGTTGGGGgagctggcggactgtccgccagtagCTGGCGGACTTTCCGCAAATGTCGCAGAAAACCCACCAACTCCTCCAAACGGCTAGTTTGTGTTGGTAGGCTATATATACTCACCCTTTGACTGCATGAGAGCCCTCTTGGCACTTGAGAAAGATACTAGAACATCCTTGAGCTCTCATTCACTCATCTCTCACTCACCATTGCTTAGTGATTGCATTCTTGTGAGTTAGAGAGtgtttagtgcattgcatcaaagaggttgatcattgaggcactagtgggattccaagcaagcgtcgttggcttgttactcttggaggttgccacctcctagacggcttggagatcgTGTGGGCCACCGAGCACTTAAAAGGAGATTATGAAGGTGCCGTGGCCGAGTTTGTGAGAGGTTGAGCTCACCTCGCCGGAGCGGTGAAGAGCATCCTAGTGGAACCAAGGTTTCAAGAGGTTCTTTGATCGATTGGCTCAAGGACTAAGTGAAGACTTGGTAGAGGAGCAATCGAATTcattgaatccacctcaacgtggattaggggtgactggcaagtcatcgacaccacgggataaattcttGTGTCTTGAGAATTGGTTCTTACCTTGCAATTCTTTATCGCATCTACTCTTATGCAAGTTTACATTCCTAGATTCTAGCTTTGCTtgatcaccctaggttgcaaacccaaCTTAGCTCGACTTAGGCTAGAAATTTAAATATCTTgttgtactaattaaatttcttcTAAGTGCTTTATTTTAGTTAAAACCGTCTATTCACCCCACCTCTAGCCGGTGTCCTTGATCCTataagtggtatcagagccgtggaCTCCAATTTATAAGGATTTAATCATCCCGGAGTAGGACAAATGGCTCTAGAGGGAAATAATCATGTGGGGAAACCTCCATTCTTTGATGGgaacaattatgattattggaagactaggatgACGGCTCATCTTAAGGCAATGGGAAGGAAAATATGGAAAATTGTGATTGAAGGTTATGTGATCTTAGATGATAAGAACATGACTAGGCAAGATGAGGAGAATGAGCTATTAAATGATCAAGCTGTAAATGTGTTGTACGGTGCTCTTGATATTGGGGAATTTAACCGAGTCAAAGGACTTGAAAGTGCTCATGGGATATGGGAGAAACTcaaggaaattcatgaaggcTCAAACACCGTCAAAGAGGCAAAATTGTACATCTTTAAGGGGAAGTTTAGTGAGTTTGCTATGAATAAAGATGAAGATGTGCCTACAATGTTCAACCGGTTAAATGATACCGTGAATGAGCTCAAGTGCCTTGGGTTCATTGTTCCGGATGAAGAATTTTCTCAAAAATTCCTAAGATCTCTCCCGGAGAAGTATGACACAATCGTCACATTGCTTGTGAGATCCAGATTGAAGACCATGACACCCACACAAATACTTGGGGAAGTGATCACTCTTGACTTATTCAAGAAGTCTCAAGTTGAAGCTCAAGCCAATGAACTGGATAAGAAAAGCATTGCACTAAAAGCCAAAGCTTCAAAGGAAGAaagtgatgatgaagatgatgaagaatcggatgaagagatggcaCTCTTTGTAAGGAGGTTTAGAAGAATGATGTCAAAGAGAAAATTCAACAAGAAGGGCCAATCTTCAAAGAAAAATCCCTTTGAAGATAGAAAGTGCTATGAGTATAGAGAACCCGGGCACATTGCAATTAATTGCCCAAGCAAGAAAAACAAAAATTATGGTAAGAAGAAGATTGAGGACAAAAAGAAGAAATacttcaagaaagagaagaataGACAAGCCTATTTTGTGGAATGGGATTCCGATGAGAGCTCCGATGATAAAGATGGCAAGCCATCAAGTGCTCTTGCCGGGATTGCTATCAAAGAAGCTCCATCTCTCTTCTCCAAACATCATTGCCTCATGGCCAAAGGTGAATCTAAGGTAACTAATGATGAAGCtagtgatgatgaagaagacTCACTTTCTTATGATGATCTTGTAAGGATGATTAGTGAGTCCGACGATGTCTTGCACAAAAAGAGTGACAAAATTGTGGAATGGAAGAGAAAATACTCCTCTCTTCTAGATTCGtatgaggagctaaagacttcTCATGAAAACCTTAAGAAGTCACATGAGGAGCTCCAAGCTTCGAATGAGTTTCTTAAGAAAAGTAATGAGAAGCTTAAGGAAGCTCATGTCACTCTAGTTGCGCATGAGACCGTCAAGGAAAAAGTAGTTTCTTGTGCAAAATGTGATGAATTAAAATATGCTTCATGTTGTCCTAGTACATCTAACTTCTCTTGTACCACAAGTATTAGTTCTTGCACAAGTGATGCATCTCTTATCTTGGAGAATGAATCTTTGAAGAAGGAAGTTGATTGTTTGTCCAAGGATCTAGCTAAATAGTTTGGTAGCCATGCCAAATTCAACAATTGTTGGACAAGTCAAAAATTCACTCTTAACCACAATGATATTGATTATGAGCCCAAGAAAGGGAAATCGGCTTTCATCCCTAAGAAAACCATCTTTGAGAAATCTCAAGTCAAATATAATGAGGAAGACAAGATGAAGACTTGCTTTATTTGCAAGAAAAAGGTGGAAGCCCATCACATGTGCAAGAACAAGAAGACCATATCCTTTGATGCATCCTATGTTCTTAGAAAGGATGCTAATGGGAATGTCTGTGCTAAATTTGTTGGTCTACCTATTAGTGGCACTAAAAGAAAATCAATTTAGGTGCCCAAAGCTTTGGTAACTAACATTCAAGGACCCAagcaagtttgggtacctaaataAAAGTAATTCATCTTTGTCGGTGGATTATAAAGCCGGTGGATGACATTGGGTGTTTGATAGTGGTTGCACTAATCACATGACTGGTGACAAGAAAATGTTCTCTTATATCGACTATGGTATTTCTGGTTTTGACAACATCACCTTTGGAGATGATAGCAAGGGAGAGGTAAAAGGTTTGGGTAACATAGCTCTCTCTAATGATCTCACTCTTTCTAATGTGCTACTTGTTGATTCTCTTAATTTCAACCTACTTTCAATTGCTCAATTATGTGATAATGGATATAGATGTTCTTTTACTAGTAATGAATTTGAGGTTACTTCTCTAGATGGTAAAACCAACATCTTTAAAGGTTTTAGGCATGAAAGCTTATATCTTGTTGATTTTGCTTCTAAGAAAGCAAGGGTAACCACATGTTTGTTTTCTAAGTCATCTAtaggttggttatggcatagaagactaGGACATGTTGCATGAAATAATTAAATAGGTTTATCAAGCATGATCTTGTTGTTGGGTTGAAAGATGTCAAGTTCGATAACGATAAATTATGTAGCGCTTGTTAAGCCGGCAAACAAGTTTCAAATTCACATCCATCCAAGAGTAGCATGTCAACCACAAAACCTCTTGAGTTGCTTCATATGGACTTATTTGGACCTACTACTTATAGAAGCATTAGTGGAAATAGTTATTGTCTTGTGGTAGTGGATGACTATTCTAATTATACTTGGGTattctttcttcatgacaagGCCGATGTTGGTGATATTTTCGAGAGATTTGTCACAAGGGCGGAAAATGAATTTGAGAACAAAttgaagaaagtgagaagtgacaatggaagTGAATTTAAGAATTCAAGAATTGAAAACTTTTGTGATGAGAAGGGTATTaaacatgaattttcaaccaCATATACACCGGAGCAAAATGGATTGGTTGAGAGGAAAAATAGGACTCTAattgatatggcaagatcaatgctctcGGAATATGATGTATCTCATTCTTTTTGGGTCGAGGCAATCAATACCGCTTGTCATGCTTCAGATAGACTCTATTGTCATAGGTTCTTCAACAAGACTCCCTATGAGCTTCTTATTGGAAGAAAACCCAATATTTCTTATTTTCGGATTTTCGGTTGCAAGTGTTATATATTAAGGAAAGGTATCCGGTTATCAAAATTTCAAGGCAAGTGTGATGAATGATTTCTTCTTGGGTACTCATCTTGTAGCAAAGCTTATAGAGTATATAACAAGACTAAGGGGATTGTTGAAGAAGCTTATGATATTGAGTTTGGCGAAACGAATGGCTCTCAAGATGAAAAAGATAATCTTGAAGATGTTAGAGATGAAGGCTTGGCTAATGCCATGAAGACTATGTCGATTGGAGATATTAGACCAAGataagaagaagatgaagatgtTGGTGCATCGTGCTCTCTAAGGGGGAATCCACCCTCTTCAACGAATAATAATGATCAATATCAACCCTCTAATGATATCGTTCAAGAAAATGTTCCTCAAGATGACTCTCAACTATTGTCACCATCCCCTCCATCTTCATCAACCCAAGGATCAAGTGCACAACCTAGGATTCATCATAATGTTGCAAAAGATCACCCCATTGATCAAATTATGtgtgatattagtaagggtgttcaaactcgatctcgcattGCTTCCTTTTGTCAACATTATTCTTTTGTTTCTTCTATTGAACCTAAccgtatagatgaagcattacaatatccggattgggtgaatgctatgcatgaagaacTAAATAAATTTACCCGCAATAAGGTTTGGGAATTGGTTGAGAGGCCCAAGAACTACAATGTTATTGGTACCAAATGGGCCTTTCGtaacaagcaaaatgaagatggaatTGTTGTAAGGAACAAGGCAAGACTAGTGGCTCAAGGCTatactcaagtcgaaggtttggatttcggtgaaacttttgctcccgtagctagattagaagctattagaatcttaCTTGCTTATGCTTGTTCTCATAACATTAaactatatcaaatggatgtcaaaagtgctttcttaaatggtaaAATAAATGAGCTAGTTTTTGTAGAACAACCTCCCGGTTTTGAGGATTCTATGAAGCCGAACCATGTGTTTAAACTTTCTAAGGCTCTCTATGGGTTGAAACAAGCACCTCGTGCTTGGTACGAGAGGTTTAGAGATTTTCTCACTTCTAGGGGCTTCAAAATTGGGAAAGTTGATACGACCTTATTTACTAAGAAGATTGGATATGATATCTTTATTTgtcaaatatatgttgatgacattatctttggttctactaatgaaagtttttgtgaagaatttggAAAGACGATGTCTAGCGAGTTTGAAATGTCAATGATTGGTGAATTGAGCTTCTTCCTTGGTCTTCAAATCAAACAATTGAAAGAAGGCACATTTGTTTGCCAATCTAAATATGTCAAGGATATATTGAAAaaatttggtatggaagagGCTAAACTAATTAAAACACCTATGGCAACGAATGgtcatcttgatcttgatgaggGAGGTAAACCGGTAGATCTCAAACTCTATAGATTAATAATCGGtagtttgctttaccttaccgcatctaggcccgacattatgtttagtgtttgcatgtgtgcacaGTTTCAAGCCGCACCTAAAGAATGTCACTTGACAGCCGTAAAGAGAATTATGAGATACTTGAAGTATACTCTGAATATTGGTCTTTCGTATCCGAAGGGAGCTCAATTTGAATTGGTTGGTTACTCGAATTccgattatgccggttgcaaggtTGATAGAAAGAGCACTTCTGGTGGATGCCAACTTCTTGGTTGTTCTCTTGTTTCATGGTCTTCTAAGAAACAAAACTCCGTGGCCCTCTCTACcgccgaagcggaatatatttcaGCGGGGAGCTGTTGCGCTCAATTATTATGGATGAAacaaactcttcttgactatggCATTGATTTTAAGGATATTCTTTTATTatgtgataatgaaagtgctATCAAGATTGCCAACAATCCTGTACAacactcaagaaccaagcatattgatattcGGCATCATTTTCTTAGGGATCATGTTAGCAAGGGAGATATCAAGATTGACGGAATTGGCACTAATGATCAATTGGCCGATATCTTTACCAAGCCGTTGGATGAATCACGCTTTTGCAAGCTTCGCAATGAACTCAATGTCATTGACTTCTCCAATATGGCTTGAGACATGATACATATTTCACATTTATGCTTTTTACCTTTATGAGTAAACTCATCTTAATTCATTTCATACATGTCCCATATTCCATGCATGAGGTCTCAAAATTCTCAAGTTCAAGCAATCTCCTTATGGCCAAATCTTCAAAAAATTGATTATTGGATATCATGGATTCATCATGAACTTTGAATTTTATGGTATTGGAAGATTTTGGATTAACATCAGCAAGTTGGACAAGGAATTTGGACTCTGACTACtcaaaccggactgtccgcctgTGGTAAACCGGACTGTCTACGAGATTGGAGTTTTCACACAGAAACCTTCTtcaaaccggactgtccgccattggtaaaccggactgtccgcctgtggcggactgtccgcctgtTGTTGACCGGACTGTCCGTGAAATTGGAACTTTTCACACAGAAACTTTCTtcaaaccggactgtccgccgGTAGTAACCGGACTCTCCGGTCGGGCCATTTTTTGCCCTGTAACCCTAGCGCCAGGCACATAATACCTCCTCACCTCTTCATTTGTTCCCATCCGCCCAAAATaacctctcctctctcttttcctcacCTCACACCACAAGATCCCCTCCTCCAAAAGTCGATTTTTGGCCGGATTCATGGACCCTCCGCTTCAATCCCCGGACACTCCGCAATCCTCTCATGTCTTCTCGGTATCCCCTCGtcatgtcctctcggtattGAATCAAATCTCCCTCTATTTCTTTCGGATTTCTCTCTTTTTGCCTAGGGTTTGAGTTGGGGGATCTCTCATTCTATCAAACATTTGGATGTATGCTTTGGGGCACTTGTTAGTTATGTTGAGAGGATTGTTTGCTTATGATTTAAGGATTTTCTCACGGTTAAATTTAGAGATCGGGCTAAGTGATTTGAAGAACCCTAAATGGTGAATCATAAGGTTATGGCTGCTCATACTTGTTATCTATGATCTCTAATTTGTGAAAACTCATTTTGTGACTGTAGTGGAAGGGTCAAGAAAAGTGCAACAAAAAAGGACAATGCTCCCAAGAGGCAACGCGTTCGtgatccttcttcttcctccgagtCTGATGATGAGGAATATGTTCCTCCTAGCAATACTCCTGTGGATGATCCTTATGAAGACTATGAAGATGAGGGTGAGGATGATGTCCTGATCAATGAGAAAGCTAACACTGCTCCTAGAGTTTGGACTGCTGTAGCTTATTCATCAGAAAGACGCCCGTATCAATATGGTCTTGAGTGAAACACTAACAATCTTTATTTCCACACAAAAGTGCAAAAAGAGGCTTTCTTTGGTCATCTTGTGAACAAGACAGTCTTTGCACATCAGACCATTGATCTTCATTATATGTCTTCTCAACCCGtcatgcgtgactt
The genomic region above belongs to Panicum hallii strain FIL2 chromosome 4, PHallii_v3.1, whole genome shotgun sequence and contains:
- the LOC112890506 gene encoding uncharacterized protein LOC112890506, with the protein product MALEGNNHVGKPPFFDGNNYDYWKTRMTAHLKAMGRKIWKIVIEGYVILDDKNMTRQDEENELLNDQAVNVLYGALDIGEFNRVKGLESAHGIWEKLKEIHEGSNTVKEAKLYIFKGKFSEFAMNKDEDVPTMFNRLNDTVNELKCLGFIVPDEEFSQKFLRSLPEKYDTIVTLLVRSRLKTMTPTQILGEVITLDLFKKSQVEAQANELDKKSIALKAKASKEESDDEDDEESDEEMALFVRRFRRMMSKRKFNKKGQSSKKNPFEDRKCYEYREPGHIAINCPSKKNKNYGKKKIEDKKKKYFKKEKNRQAYFVEWDSDESSDDKDGKPSSALAGIAIKEAPSLFSKHHCLMAKGESKVTNDEASDDEEDSLSYDDLVRMISESDDVLHKKSDKIVEWKRKYSSLLDSYEELKTSHENLKKSHEELQASNEFLKKSNEKLKEAHVTLVAHETVKEKVVSCAKCDELKYASCCPSTSNFSCTTSISSCTSDASLILENESLKKEVDCLSKDLAK